A window of the Echeneis naucrates chromosome 3, fEcheNa1.1, whole genome shotgun sequence genome harbors these coding sequences:
- the isl2b gene encoding insulin gene enhancer protein isl-2b isoform X1: MVDIIFSSSFLGDMGDHSKKKPGFAMCVGCGSQIHDQYILRVSPDLEWHAACLKCAECSQYLDETCTCFVRDGKTYCKRDYVRLFGIKCAKCNLGFSSSDLVMRARDNVYHIECFRCSVCSRQLLPGDEFSLREEELLCRADHSLLLERSSAGSPISPGHIHSNRPLHLAADPVTVRQAPHRNHVHKQSEKTTRVRTVLNEKQLHTLRTCYNANPRPDALMKEQLVEMTGLSPRVIRVWFQNKRCKDKKKSILMKQLQQQQHSDKTNLQGLTGTPLVAGSPIRHESTVQGNPVEVQTYQPPWKALSEFALQSDLDQPAFQQLVSFSESGSLGNSSGSDVTSLSSQLPDTPNSMVPSPVET; the protein is encoded by the exons ATGGTGGATATTATTTTCAGCTCTTCTTTCTTGGGTGATATGGGGGATCATTCCAAAA AGAAGCCAGGATTCGCGATGTGTGTAGGATGTGGAAGTCAGATCCATGACCAGTACATACTGAGAGTCTCTCCCGACCTGGAGTGGCACGCAGCCTGCCTGAAGTGCGCAGAGTGCAGCCAGTATCTGGACGAGACCTGCACTTGTTTCGTCCGGGACGGGAAAACTTATTGTAAAAGAGATTATGTAAG gTTGTTTGGAATAAAATGTGCGAAATGCAACTTGGGATTCAGCAGCAGTGATTTGGTGATGAGAGCCCGGGATAACGTGTACCACATTGAGTGTTTTCGGTGCTCGGTgtgcagcagacagctgctgccGGGAGACGAGTTCTCTTTGCGGGAAGAAGAGCTGCTCTGCCGGGCGGACCACAGCCTGCTGCTGGAGAGGAGCTCCGCAGGAAGCCCCATCAGCCCCGGACACATCCATTCCAACAGACCGCTGCACCTGGCAG CAGACCCGGTCACGGTGCGGCAGGCCCCGCATCGGAACCACGTCCACAAGCAGTCGGAGAAGACGACGCGGGTCCGGACGGTGCTGAACGAGAAGCAGCTGCACACGTTGCGGACCTGCTACAACGCCAACCCGAGGCCGGACGCCCTGATGAaggagcagctggtggagaTGACCGGCCTCAGCCCCAGGGTGATCCGGGTCTGGTTCCAGAACAAGCGgtgcaaagacaaaaagaaatccatCCTCATgaagcagctccagcagcagcagcacagtgataaGACT AACCTGCAAGGCCTCACGGGGACTCCTCTTGTGGCTGGGAGTCCGATCCGACATGAGAGCACCGTGCAGGGGAACCCGGTGGAGGTTCAGACCTACCAGCCTCCGTGGAAGGCCCTGAGTGAGTTCGCCTTGCAGAGTGACCTGGACCAGCCAGCCTTCCAacaactg GTGTCTTTCTCTGAATCGGGCTCTCTCGGGAACTCCTCAGGCAGCGATGTGACTTCTTTGTCCTCCCAGTTACCGGACACCCCGAACAGTATGGTACCCAGCCCGGTGGAGACGTGA
- the isl2b gene encoding insulin gene enhancer protein isl-2b isoform X2, translated as MVDIIFSSSFLGDMGDHSKKKPGFAMCVGCGSQIHDQYILRVSPDLEWHAACLKCAECSQYLDETCTCFVRDGKTYCKRDYVRLFGIKCAKCNLGFSSSDLVMRARDNVYHIECFRCSVCSRQLLPGDEFSLREEELLCRADHSLLLERSSAGSPISPGHIHSNRPLHLADPVTVRQAPHRNHVHKQSEKTTRVRTVLNEKQLHTLRTCYNANPRPDALMKEQLVEMTGLSPRVIRVWFQNKRCKDKKKSILMKQLQQQQHSDKTNLQGLTGTPLVAGSPIRHESTVQGNPVEVQTYQPPWKALSEFALQSDLDQPAFQQLVSFSESGSLGNSSGSDVTSLSSQLPDTPNSMVPSPVET; from the exons ATGGTGGATATTATTTTCAGCTCTTCTTTCTTGGGTGATATGGGGGATCATTCCAAAA AGAAGCCAGGATTCGCGATGTGTGTAGGATGTGGAAGTCAGATCCATGACCAGTACATACTGAGAGTCTCTCCCGACCTGGAGTGGCACGCAGCCTGCCTGAAGTGCGCAGAGTGCAGCCAGTATCTGGACGAGACCTGCACTTGTTTCGTCCGGGACGGGAAAACTTATTGTAAAAGAGATTATGTAAG gTTGTTTGGAATAAAATGTGCGAAATGCAACTTGGGATTCAGCAGCAGTGATTTGGTGATGAGAGCCCGGGATAACGTGTACCACATTGAGTGTTTTCGGTGCTCGGTgtgcagcagacagctgctgccGGGAGACGAGTTCTCTTTGCGGGAAGAAGAGCTGCTCTGCCGGGCGGACCACAGCCTGCTGCTGGAGAGGAGCTCCGCAGGAAGCCCCATCAGCCCCGGACACATCCATTCCAACAGACCGCTGCACCTGGCAG ACCCGGTCACGGTGCGGCAGGCCCCGCATCGGAACCACGTCCACAAGCAGTCGGAGAAGACGACGCGGGTCCGGACGGTGCTGAACGAGAAGCAGCTGCACACGTTGCGGACCTGCTACAACGCCAACCCGAGGCCGGACGCCCTGATGAaggagcagctggtggagaTGACCGGCCTCAGCCCCAGGGTGATCCGGGTCTGGTTCCAGAACAAGCGgtgcaaagacaaaaagaaatccatCCTCATgaagcagctccagcagcagcagcacagtgataaGACT AACCTGCAAGGCCTCACGGGGACTCCTCTTGTGGCTGGGAGTCCGATCCGACATGAGAGCACCGTGCAGGGGAACCCGGTGGAGGTTCAGACCTACCAGCCTCCGTGGAAGGCCCTGAGTGAGTTCGCCTTGCAGAGTGACCTGGACCAGCCAGCCTTCCAacaactg GTGTCTTTCTCTGAATCGGGCTCTCTCGGGAACTCCTCAGGCAGCGATGTGACTTCTTTGTCCTCCCAGTTACCGGACACCCCGAACAGTATGGTACCCAGCCCGGTGGAGACGTGA